In Scleropages formosus chromosome 10, fSclFor1.1, whole genome shotgun sequence, a single genomic region encodes these proteins:
- the snorc gene encoding protein SNORC, giving the protein MAAGSASTLLPLVILSLCLTAACSETVAEGAPTVAHDSVDTSSGGGAYDFTTRDPFRDPPENSFTYEYEDTTYSQPAEGEGVLGPGAIAAIVIAVILGASVLIALIVITLKKFTTA; this is encoded by the exons ATGGCTGCCGGCAGCGCTTCCACGTTGCTCCCGCTGGTGATCCTGAGCCTCTGCCTGACCGCCGCCTGCTCAG AGACCGTAGCTGAGGGCGCGCCCACTGTGGCGCACGATAGCGTGGACACGTCTTCGGGTGGCGGGGCGTACGATTTCACCACAAGGGACCCCTTCCGCGACCCCCCGGAGAACTCCTTCACCTACGAGTATGAGGACACCACGTACTCCCAGCCGGCGGAAGGAGAAG GAGTCCTCGGACCCGGAGCCATCGCCGCCATCGTCATCGCCGTCATCCTGGGGGCTTCGGTGCTCATTGCGCTCATCGTCATCACGCTTAAGAAGTTCACCACGGCCTAG